In Mytilus trossulus isolate FHL-02 chromosome 14, PNRI_Mtr1.1.1.hap1, whole genome shotgun sequence, a genomic segment contains:
- the LOC134697669 gene encoding uncharacterized protein LOC134697669, whose product MLNVSWAEAFDRCTQNINSGRLFNRPIGGMDMHLQHDRSVLRQKGWQNGDIWLGIMKKDESKWLGATHFNCEDVISDSLRNTLPPLTPGFSQCMLLNMSGSGDNDIYYAASCEELHPFLCQSQVFQGKVDSTMFSEMMVKRDLFNFVLTVKHHDVNVANDCLVEINNNPEAFAAVYVQSINDCEVYVHNPTVIYPVRVQMENNTNVTSFVKTKGHEGT is encoded by the exons ATGCTGAACGTGTCTTGGGCTGAAGCATTCGATAGATGTACACAAAATATCAACTCTGGACGACTTTTCAACAGACCGATTGGTGGGATGGATATGCATTTACAACATGACAGAAGTGTACTCAGGCAAAAGGGATG GCAAAATGGTGATATTTGGCTAGGAATTATGAAAAAGGATGAAAGCAAATGGTTGGGTGCCACACATTTCAACTGTGAAGATGTAATTTCCGACTCATTAAGAAACACACTACCTCCTTTAACTCCAGGATTTTCACAGTGCATGTTGTTAAATATGTCTGGCTCTGGTGATAACGACATTTACTATGCAGCATCATGCGAGGAACTGCATCCATTCCTTTGCCAATCGCAGGTTTTTCAAg GCAAGGTAGACTCAACCATGTTTAGTGAGATGATGGTAAAACGTGAtctttttaactttgtactaACAGTAAAACATCACGATGTCAACGTAGCAAATGATTGTCTAGTTGAGATTAACAATAATCCTGAAGCTTTTGCCGCGGTTTATGTTCAGTCAATAAATGATTGTGAGGTATATGTACATAATCCCACTGTAATATATCCTGTCAGAGTACAAATggaaaataacacaaatgtaaCGAGTTTCGTGAAAACAAAAGGCCATGAAGGTACgtaa